The sequence GAACCACGCCTCCATAATTTACATGAAAATCCTGTGAAGAAATTAAATTTGAAGTTAATTTACCGTCACGTATTACTGCAACCGAAGTTTCGTCGCAAGAACTTTCTATTCCTATTACATTCATTTATTTAAACATAAAAATACTTTTTGTAATGTACCATGCAACCTGCGGATTCTCTTTTAATCTTCTGATAGAATATTTGTACCATTGCTTGCCGAATGGTACATAGATCCTTATCTTATGCCCGGCTTCATTGATCTTATCCCTCAGGTCTTCCTTTACTCCGTAGAGCATTTGGAATTCATATTTATCCTTCGGAACGTTCAACTCTTTTAAGAGCTTTAAGGCGCCGTTGACCAGGTAATCATCGTGAGTGGCAATACCCACGTAATTTCCGTCTTTAAGCATCGTTTTTAGTATTTCCAGGTAATTGTCCCTGATCTTCTGCTTATCCTTATAAGCTATTTCTTCGGGCTCGATATAGATACCCTTGCACAGTCTGTAATTTGTACCTATTTTATTTAACAACTGAACGTCGCTTAAGGTTCTTTTTAAGTATGCCTGAACCACAACGCCAACGTTGTCAAATTTTTCTCTTAAACACTTGAGAAGCTCAAAAGTTGCATCCGTATACGGGGAATCTTCCATATCCAGACGCACGAAGTTATTCAGTTCCTTTGCTCTGGCAACAACTTCTGCTGTTTCCTTAAGCCCGTATTCCTTGTCCAGCGCAAGTCCGAGCTGTGTGGGTTTAACAGAAAGGTTTGCCATAAGATTATTGTCCTTAATGGCTTCAAGTACTTCCAGGCATTCTTTTTTTGCCTGAAGGGCTTCGCTCTTTGTTTGAATAGCTTCGCCTAAAACATCCATGGTTGCATAAATTCCCCTGGAATTTAATTCCTTTACAACTCTGATTGCATCCTGAAGCGTATCGCCTGCAATGTAACGCTGGGCGAATATTTTTACAATGGGCTTCGGAAGAAGCTCAACAAATTTAACAATGGTATTGTTTAATGTTGACACTGTAACTCCATTTTTTTGTTCAACAAATTTACTCTAAGACTTAGAATTAAGCAAACTCTTCTTTTCTGTATTTGCAGGGGGAAAAAACGACAGGGACCTGTCATCCTCTTAGCTAATATAATGTACTTTTGACAATTGACATTTGAATTCTTTTATGTATATTATTGTAAGTCTCTGAACACATTTATTTTGAATTTGGATTCGATATCGTTTATTCACGCCTGCTTACTTTTATAAGTGCCGCAAGGATAGAAGTTTGAGACCTGTTCTTTAATTTACCCATATAAGAAAATCTGATTTCAGGGAAAGACCTGACAACCCTGGTGTTATTAAATATTTTTACTTATTTAAGTGTAATTCTATATCTAATTAAACTCTTTAGGGATTACTTTTTTTTAGTTTCCCGGTCTAATAACAATCAATTAATGGAGGTTCTAATGAAATCAACTTTTAAGGTACTTGCTGCACTTTTAGTTATTATTATGCTGTCATCAATGACGACATCTGCACAGTCGGTTAACCCCTTCCAGAAAAACTCACAGGTTGGCCAGCTGGGTCTGGGTCTTGGAATGGCTGGTATTTACGGTACGTCCAGCATGCCCCCCATCAGCGCGGGTTTCCAGTACGGCATTGACGACAAAATATCTGTCGGCGGACTTGTGGGCTATGCAAGTTCATCAGAAGACTGGGGAGGATGGGCAGGCGAGAACTGGTCATGGAAATATACCTATTTCCTCATTGCCGCAAGAGGCGAATACCACTTCCTGGAGAGCATTAAGAACCTGGACGGTTATGCAGGCCTTACAGTTGGATATAATGTAGTCAGCGTTTCTACACCGTCAGATTACTTTGGACACGATTACAGCGCCTCTGGCAGCTATGCAGTAATCGGTATTCACGGCGGCGTACGCTACTTCTTCAGCCCTAATTTTGCCGTCTTCGGTGAACTGGGTTACGGACTTGGCATTCTTACAGCTGGTATAGCTTATAAATTCTAATAAAAGCGTTTTCTGCGCTAAAAGCCCTTTACATCACCTGTAAAGGGCTTTTCTGTTTATTCACCTCAAAAAAGTCCCTGTTCCCAAATAAAGCTATTTACTTTCATCTTGAAGCTTTTAATATGTAATTAACAGACGGAAAAGGAGACAAAATGAACAAGGTTACTACTGCTCTTATTTTCTTTGTACTTTTCTTTTCTTCATCAGTTTTTTCACAGGGCCGGAACCTTGAATACGGTTTCGGAGGCGGGCTGACCTACGTCCTGGGGCCCGGCGCTTATACAAACGACATCGATACCTCGGGAAATCTTGGCCTTAAATCGGGCTATCACCTCCAGGGGAAAATTAAATTCGGACTTCAGCCCATACCGGTTAAACTTACAGGAAGGCTCGCTTATACATCAATAAGCGGAAGCAAGAATAATGTGATCATAAACCCTACTACGGCAATTGACCTGGAATCGTCGACTAGCATTTTTACATTTGCCATTGGAGCTGAATACCTGATTAACCCTGAATCTTCATTTTCACCATATGCCGACCTGGAACTTCAGATGAATGCCCAGGGAAAAACAAATTTCAGCAGGATTTTCCCTAATACCACACAGGAATTCTCCACCGACAGCCGTGCCAGATGGGGCCTTGGATTAGGAGCCGGAATTGACGTCGGAATCTTAAGTCAGCTGAACCTGGATGCGGGCATTAGAATCAACTTCGTCAACCTGTTCGGAAAGATGAGCAACGAGGACGGGTTTAATACTTTTACGCTTTCAGTAAACCTGCTATATCACCCCAGGTAATGAGAGCCGGATGGTTTTGAAAGACAAACTGCATCTTTAAAAAGCAAAAAGCCATCGCTTTTAGACGATGGCTTTTCTTTTTTTAAGTGCGGAAGAGGGGACTTGAACCCCTATGCCAGTTAAGGCACTACCCCCTCAAGATAGCGTGTATACCAATTTCACCACTTCCGCATTAGCAAGGTAAAAATAGGGTTTGATTACCAAAAAATCAACACTTTTTTTAAAATTATTCTAAATTTCTTCTTCTTTCTTTAAAAATTATGTCTCTTAGTTCCTTTCGGAAGTTCCTTTCGAATACCATCAGCTTTGCAATCTGCCTTTGAGAAAGTATATCCCTCAGCGAACTGAAATATTCGTTCCGGGTCTTTGCAATATTCATATCGAGCGATTTTATATTTTCAACAAATTTCTTGTAAAACTGTTCATCCCTGACCGCGCCCCCCTCACTATTGAGTGCATTCTGAAGCTCGTCTAATTCATTGTTCTTCTGTAAATTCAGACCCGCGATTCTGTTCTGGAAATCCTTCCTGCGGGCAAAAAACTTAACCATGGTTGCCTCATCCAGGTTCAGCGCCTCCATGAGCTTTATTTTTTCCAGCTCATTTATCTTCTCATGCGCCTTTTGGGACATATGGTGCCCCTGCTGTGCATTAAGAGCAGTAAAAGATACCGCAAAGAAAATAAGGACAAAAACTACACCTTTCATTTTTTCTCCTAAAGAATCTTTTTATTAATCATGTTTTGATAAATACTCTCAGCCTCATCACTTGAAATTGTATTTATCAGCTCATCGTTATCCAGGTACTGACCTTTT is a genomic window of Ignavibacteria bacterium containing:
- a CDS encoding porin family protein, coding for MKSTFKVLAALLVIIMLSSMTTSAQSVNPFQKNSQVGQLGLGLGMAGIYGTSSMPPISAGFQYGIDDKISVGGLVGYASSSEDWGGWAGENWSWKYTYFLIAARGEYHFLESIKNLDGYAGLTVGYNVVSVSTPSDYFGHDYSASGSYAVIGIHGGVRYFFSPNFAVFGELGYGLGILTAGIAYKF
- a CDS encoding proline dehydrogenase codes for the protein MSTLNNTIVKFVELLPKPIVKIFAQRYIAGDTLQDAIRVVKELNSRGIYATMDVLGEAIQTKSEALQAKKECLEVLEAIKDNNLMANLSVKPTQLGLALDKEYGLKETAEVVARAKELNNFVRLDMEDSPYTDATFELLKCLREKFDNVGVVVQAYLKRTLSDVQLLNKIGTNYRLCKGIYIEPEEIAYKDKQKIRDNYLEILKTMLKDGNYVGIATHDDYLVNGALKLLKELNVPKDKYEFQMLYGVKEDLRDKINEAGHKIRIYVPFGKQWYKYSIRRLKENPQVAWYITKSIFMFK
- a CDS encoding porin family protein: MNKVTTALIFFVLFFSSSVFSQGRNLEYGFGGGLTYVLGPGAYTNDIDTSGNLGLKSGYHLQGKIKFGLQPIPVKLTGRLAYTSISGSKNNVIINPTTAIDLESSTSIFTFAIGAEYLINPESSFSPYADLELQMNAQGKTNFSRIFPNTTQEFSTDSRARWGLGLGAGIDVGILSQLNLDAGIRINFVNLFGKMSNEDGFNTFTLSVNLLYHPR